One window of Saccharopolyspora phatthalungensis genomic DNA carries:
- a CDS encoding alpha/beta fold hydrolase: MTTRELHPAERVERVSGAEVHYWVYREDLAETGDPAAAAGSLRHVLPVGSIVPVGAAAPADPAAQVDRCAPADTVLMVHGLRGTHHGLELVAAGLPDQHVVIPDLPGFGDSGPMTERRHDVAGYAHVITELIERLGGRTRPIVLLGHSFGSIVAARVASANPELVRRLVLINAIATPALRGPHVVLSGLTSAYYTLGKRLPLRAGHSLLSNRWVVLAASRAMTRTKDKRLRGFIDESHLRYFSRFHSPALLSETFEASVTHTVADHADALRMPTLLIAGESDEIAPLAGQRALAARLADAELVVIPDVGHLVHYETPGPAAEAIQRFLGAP, encoded by the coding sequence ATGACCACCCGGGAACTCCACCCAGCGGAGCGGGTGGAGCGCGTCAGCGGCGCCGAAGTGCATTACTGGGTCTACCGCGAAGACCTCGCCGAGACCGGTGACCCGGCCGCGGCGGCGGGTTCGCTTCGCCATGTCCTGCCGGTCGGTTCGATCGTGCCGGTGGGAGCAGCCGCGCCCGCGGACCCGGCCGCGCAGGTCGACCGATGTGCGCCGGCCGACACGGTGCTGATGGTGCACGGCCTGCGTGGCACCCACCATGGCCTGGAGCTCGTCGCGGCGGGCCTGCCCGACCAGCACGTCGTCATCCCGGACCTGCCCGGGTTCGGGGACTCCGGGCCGATGACCGAGCGGCGGCACGATGTCGCCGGCTACGCGCACGTCATCACCGAACTGATCGAGCGGCTCGGCGGGCGCACCCGGCCGATCGTGCTGCTCGGGCACTCCTTCGGTTCGATCGTGGCCGCGCGCGTCGCCTCCGCCAACCCTGAACTCGTCCGCCGCCTGGTGCTGATCAACGCCATCGCGACACCCGCCCTGCGCGGACCGCACGTGGTGCTGTCCGGGCTGACCTCCGCCTACTACACGCTGGGCAAGCGGCTGCCGCTGCGGGCCGGGCACTCGCTGCTCAGTAACCGGTGGGTGGTGCTTGCGGCGAGCCGGGCGATGACGCGCACAAAGGACAAGCGGCTGCGCGGTTTCATCGACGAGAGCCACCTGCGGTATTTCAGCCGCTTCCATAGCCCGGCCCTGCTCAGCGAGACCTTCGAGGCGTCGGTGACGCACACCGTGGCGGACCATGCCGATGCCCTGCGGATGCCCACCCTGCTGATCGCGGGGGAGTCCGACGAGATCGCGCCGTTGGCGGGCCAGCGCGCGCTGGCGGCTCGGCTCGCCGACGCCGAACTCGTGGTGATCCCGGACGTCGGTCACCTGGTTCACTACGAAACACCGGGGCCGGCGGCCGAAGCGATCCAACGGTTTCTTGGAGCGCCATGA
- a CDS encoding glycosyltransferase, with translation MTSQPFSRRPLRIVVGATTYPPDVNGAANFGHRLATGLSERGHDVHVVCHSTDRQARIEVEDGVTVHRVPSYGSPFHPSIRGILPWQAAQADRLVAEIQPDVVHVQSHFFICRGLINAARRRNIGLVATNHFMPENIFGYFKVPRFLQHAAGRVLWRNLVKHYREAQLVTAPTPRAVQLLQDNGFLDLALPVSCGIDVERYRRRARRYRKQHPDPATRTVLFVGRLDEEKHIDDLLRAMALLRTEAPTRLEIVGDGSKRAAYEHLAAQLGIADRVHFHGYLSDDEVLEAYARADLFCMPSIAELQSLATMEAMSAGTPVVLANAMALPHLVQPGQNGWLFPPRDVHALASAIDDVIGDRATIDRMGAASERLVSRHDIGEILGRFEAIYHHVTDPESTVELDEIRTELAS, from the coding sequence TTGACTTCGCAACCGTTCAGCAGGCGCCCCCTGCGGATCGTGGTCGGCGCGACCACCTACCCGCCCGACGTGAACGGGGCGGCGAACTTCGGCCACCGCTTGGCTACCGGGCTGTCCGAGCGCGGCCACGACGTGCACGTCGTCTGCCACTCGACGGACCGCCAGGCGCGCATCGAGGTCGAGGACGGCGTGACGGTGCACCGCGTCCCTTCCTATGGCTCGCCGTTCCACCCGTCGATCCGCGGGATCCTGCCGTGGCAGGCCGCGCAGGCGGACCGCCTGGTGGCCGAGATCCAGCCCGACGTCGTGCACGTGCAGTCGCACTTCTTCATCTGTCGCGGCCTGATCAACGCGGCGCGCCGCCGGAATATCGGGCTGGTGGCCACCAACCACTTCATGCCGGAGAACATCTTCGGCTACTTCAAGGTGCCGCGGTTCCTGCAGCACGCGGCGGGCCGAGTGCTGTGGCGCAACCTGGTCAAGCACTACCGCGAGGCGCAGCTGGTCACCGCGCCGACCCCACGGGCCGTCCAACTGTTGCAGGACAACGGGTTCCTCGACCTGGCGCTGCCGGTTTCCTGCGGCATCGACGTCGAGCGGTACCGGCGGCGCGCCCGGCGTTACCGCAAGCAGCACCCCGATCCGGCCACCCGCACCGTGCTGTTCGTCGGGCGGCTCGACGAAGAGAAGCACATCGACGACCTGCTGCGGGCCATGGCGCTGCTGCGCACCGAGGCGCCGACCCGGTTGGAGATCGTCGGCGACGGCAGCAAGCGGGCCGCCTACGAACACCTCGCCGCGCAACTCGGCATCGCCGACCGGGTCCACTTCCACGGGTACCTCAGCGACGACGAGGTGCTGGAGGCCTACGCCCGCGCGGACCTGTTCTGCATGCCCAGCATCGCGGAGCTGCAGAGTCTCGCGACGATGGAAGCCATGTCGGCGGGTACGCCGGTGGTGCTCGCCAACGCCATGGCACTGCCGCACCTCGTGCAGCCGGGCCAGAACGGCTGGCTGTTCCCGCCGCGAGACGTGCACGCCCTGGCCAGCGCCATCGACGACGTGATCGGCGATCGCGCGACGATCGACCGGATGGGCGCGGCCAGCGAGCGGCTGGTGTCCCGGCACGACATCGGCGAGATCCTGGGCCGGTTCGAGGCGATCTACCACCACGTGACGGATCCGGAAAGCACCGTCGAGCTCGACGAGATCCGCACCGAGCTGGCGAGCTGA
- a CDS encoding copper resistance D family protein has product MAADFDVSQHGGTAKAAYPTGADARTAFGAKAAVVAALVGGALLTALAATAYTAVGTIPGLPDLPPLVRFGLPATRALLDLAALATVGLSLLPKLLGFDRPKRTEPVLSPARRITVITALVWMLSALLSLVLHAAELSPGRSLTTGLLVDYVANVPAGPGLLASAGAGLLCAVLGLLAVRFGEKVPAELRTIVALLGLLPIPLTGHATDWRYHDFSMISMELHVIAAAMWTGGLAAVVLFVAPRRGLLAEALPRFSKLATIAIFAVGSSGLFNGLMELIITPTVGLPGLINTGYGQIILAKTGCLVALGAVASQLRFRLLPRIARHQRTALIGWAAAEVGVMGIAYGLGVVLSRAPVIV; this is encoded by the coding sequence GTGGCTGCCGACTTCGATGTCTCCCAGCACGGCGGGACCGCGAAAGCGGCGTATCCCACCGGCGCCGACGCGCGTACTGCGTTCGGCGCGAAGGCCGCTGTCGTGGCGGCGTTGGTGGGCGGTGCGCTGCTCACCGCGCTGGCCGCCACGGCCTACACGGCCGTCGGCACCATCCCGGGATTGCCAGACCTGCCACCGCTCGTGCGCTTCGGGCTGCCCGCCACGCGAGCCCTGCTCGATCTCGCGGCGCTGGCGACCGTCGGCCTGAGTCTGCTGCCGAAGCTGCTGGGCTTCGACCGGCCTAAGCGCACCGAGCCGGTACTGTCACCGGCCCGGCGGATCACCGTGATCACCGCGCTGGTCTGGATGCTCAGCGCCCTGCTGTCCCTGGTGCTGCACGCCGCGGAGCTGAGCCCGGGCCGCAGCCTGACCACCGGGCTGTTGGTCGACTACGTTGCGAACGTTCCGGCCGGCCCCGGCCTGCTCGCCAGCGCCGGTGCTGGGCTGCTATGCGCGGTGCTGGGCCTGCTCGCGGTCCGGTTCGGCGAGAAAGTCCCGGCGGAACTGCGCACCATCGTCGCGCTGCTCGGTCTGCTGCCGATACCGCTGACCGGACACGCGACGGACTGGCGATACCACGACTTCAGCATGATCTCGATGGAGCTGCACGTGATCGCCGCCGCGATGTGGACCGGTGGCCTGGCGGCCGTCGTACTGTTCGTCGCGCCACGCCGGGGGTTGCTCGCCGAGGCCCTGCCGCGCTTCTCGAAGCTGGCCACCATCGCCATCTTCGCGGTGGGGAGCTCCGGACTGTTCAACGGCCTGATGGAATTGATCATCACGCCGACCGTCGGGCTGCCCGGCCTGATCAACACCGGTTACGGCCAGATCATCCTGGCCAAGACCGGGTGCCTGGTGGCGCTGGGCGCGGTGGCGTCGCAGCTGCGCTTTCGCCTGCTGCCCCGCATCGCACGTCACCAGCGCACCGCGCTGATCGGCTGGGCCGCTGCCGAGGTCGGCGTGATGGGTATCGCCTACGGCTTGGGAGTCGTGCTCTCCCGCGCCCCGGTCATCGTCTGA
- a CDS encoding GH25 family lysozyme, with amino-acid sequence MAERIPGIDVARYQGEPDWGAVRGAGYVFTYIKATEGIGYVSPVLDAQLAGARNAGMVTGLYHFARPDTNSPQQEAADFAAQLARLNSGAAGNLPPCLDMETEAPNLGAWIKGFIDALRGHTGRHEVMVYASASWFQSKLAPETWVDPGVFLWVAHYGRPPGEPGFLTDRVVMHQHASDGQVPGVGGDTDLNVSMVPLEVLTGTGAPPPPPKDETYVVQPGDILSEIGQRLGVDWHEIARVNGIADPNLIYVGQVLKIPR; translated from the coding sequence ATGGCCGAGCGAATTCCCGGCATCGACGTCGCGCGGTATCAGGGGGAGCCGGACTGGGGAGCGGTTCGCGGCGCCGGATACGTCTTCACCTACATCAAGGCAACCGAAGGCATCGGATACGTCAGCCCGGTGCTGGACGCCCAGCTGGCCGGCGCCCGCAACGCGGGAATGGTCACCGGGCTCTACCACTTCGCCCGCCCGGACACGAATTCCCCGCAGCAGGAAGCGGCCGATTTCGCCGCCCAGCTGGCGCGGCTGAACTCCGGCGCGGCCGGGAATCTGCCGCCGTGCCTGGACATGGAGACCGAGGCGCCGAACCTAGGCGCCTGGATCAAGGGATTCATCGACGCGCTTCGCGGGCACACCGGTCGGCACGAGGTGATGGTGTACGCCTCGGCGTCCTGGTTCCAGAGCAAGCTCGCGCCGGAGACCTGGGTCGACCCCGGGGTGTTCCTGTGGGTCGCGCACTACGGCCGCCCGCCCGGTGAACCCGGCTTCCTCACCGACCGGGTGGTGATGCACCAGCACGCCTCCGACGGGCAGGTTCCGGGGGTCGGCGGCGACACCGACCTCAACGTCTCGATGGTGCCGCTGGAAGTGCTCACCGGGACCGGTGCGCCGCCCCCGCCGCCGAAGGACGAGACCTACGTCGTGCAGCCCGGCGACATACTCTCCGAGATCGGGCAGCGGCTCGGCGTCGACTGGCACGAGATCGCACGGGTCAACGGCATTGCCGACCCCAACCTGATCTACGTCGGCCAGGTGCTGAAGATTCCGCGCTGA
- a CDS encoding DUF4232 domain-containing protein, whose amino-acid sequence MTPHRLRWLGLRTAQASGALLIAGLMTGCGTSGGPNGQVITAPNVPPAPPAIDSGTQTLTSPPQTDNTGSAESQALPDPVATRPQSSKVTRCHTSMLSGSLRESEAGAGQRYAELVLRNSSHQTCTLYGYGGMQLVDQSGRPLPTSIERTPNPGPSLITLGPGETASATLHWTVVSHDGEPTNGPCQPTPARARVIPPDETDPITVTWNSGPVCGFGSISGSAYHR is encoded by the coding sequence GTGACCCCGCATCGACTGCGGTGGCTCGGCCTACGGACGGCCCAAGCGTCCGGGGCCCTGCTGATCGCCGGACTGATGACCGGCTGCGGCACATCGGGCGGACCGAACGGCCAAGTGATCACGGCGCCGAACGTCCCACCAGCGCCACCGGCCATCGACTCCGGAACGCAAACGCTGACTTCGCCGCCCCAAACCGATAACACCGGCAGCGCCGAGAGCCAGGCGCTACCCGATCCGGTCGCCACGCGCCCTCAGTCGAGCAAGGTGACGCGCTGCCACACCTCGATGCTCAGCGGTTCCCTGCGGGAGTCCGAAGCCGGTGCGGGCCAGCGCTACGCGGAGCTGGTGCTGCGCAACTCCAGCCACCAGACCTGCACCCTCTACGGCTACGGCGGTATGCAGCTGGTTGACCAGTCCGGCCGTCCACTGCCCACCTCGATTGAGCGGACGCCGAACCCGGGCCCGTCGCTGATCACGCTGGGGCCCGGCGAGACGGCCAGTGCCACGCTGCACTGGACCGTGGTCTCGCACGACGGCGAACCGACGAACGGCCCGTGCCAGCCGACACCGGCCCGCGCGCGGGTCATCCCGCCCGACGAAACCGACCCGATTACCGTCACCTGGAACTCGGGCCCGGTGTGCGGGTTCGGCTCCATCAGCGGCAGCGCCTATCACCGGTAA
- a CDS encoding alpha/beta hydrolase — protein sequence MIESTDREVSGRRGKLMVREWATPNPGWIALIAHGYGEHSGRYQWVAEQLVGARALVYAPDHLGHGRSSGDRVHFEDAETIVADLDALRQEVAAEHPGLPIVLIGHSMGGMLAGRYAQEHQEHLAAIVLSAPVLGTWHVLDLLEHDEIPDTPVDPATLSRDPEVGAAYLADPLVWHGPFKRATLRAIDNCLLAINDGPTLERPTLWVHGEDDELVPEADTRTGIDRIRGAEFHEHIYPGGRHELFNETNKAEVMNDVLTFIARELNS from the coding sequence ATGATCGAGTCAACGGATCGCGAGGTAAGCGGACGTCGCGGCAAGCTAATGGTGCGGGAATGGGCGACGCCCAATCCCGGCTGGATCGCGCTGATCGCGCACGGCTACGGCGAGCACTCCGGCCGCTACCAGTGGGTCGCCGAGCAGCTGGTGGGCGCCCGCGCCCTGGTGTACGCGCCGGACCACCTCGGGCACGGCCGCTCCTCCGGCGATCGGGTCCATTTCGAGGACGCCGAGACGATCGTGGCCGATCTGGACGCCCTCCGTCAGGAGGTCGCCGCCGAGCACCCGGGGCTGCCCATCGTCCTCATCGGACACTCGATGGGCGGGATGCTCGCCGGGCGCTACGCCCAGGAACACCAAGAGCATTTGGCGGCGATCGTGTTGTCCGCCCCGGTGCTGGGCACCTGGCACGTGCTCGACCTGCTGGAGCACGACGAGATCCCGGACACTCCGGTCGACCCGGCCACGCTGTCTCGCGATCCCGAGGTCGGCGCGGCGTACCTCGCCGACCCGCTGGTCTGGCACGGCCCGTTCAAGCGCGCCACGTTGCGGGCGATCGACAACTGCCTGCTGGCCATCAACGACGGGCCGACGCTGGAGCGGCCGACCCTGTGGGTGCACGGCGAGGACGACGAGCTGGTGCCCGAGGCCGACACCCGCACCGGCATCGACCGCATTCGCGGCGCCGAGTTTCACGAGCACATCTACCCGGGCGGCCGCCACGAGCTGTTCAACGAGACGAACAAGGCCGAGGTGATGAACGACGTCCTCACCTTCATCGCCCGAGAGCTCAACTCGTGA
- a CDS encoding PRC-barrel domain-containing protein — translation MNVERAQDLIGTPVFDRNGDRVGRVGNVYVDDVTHQPEWVTVRIGVFGIKETFVPLTGASTEENRLDLGVSRDRVRNAPRIEAEHGHLTDQEGRDLYHYYGLDQSEQSASETERGEGEA, via the coding sequence ATGAACGTCGAGCGCGCACAGGACCTGATCGGCACCCCGGTGTTCGACCGCAACGGCGACCGGGTCGGGCGGGTGGGCAACGTCTACGTCGACGACGTGACCCACCAGCCGGAGTGGGTCACCGTCCGGATCGGCGTGTTCGGCATCAAGGAGACCTTCGTGCCGCTCACCGGCGCATCCACCGAGGAGAACCGCCTAGACCTGGGTGTCTCCCGGGATCGGGTGCGCAACGCCCCGCGCATCGAGGCCGAGCACGGCCACCTCACCGACCAAGAGGGCCGCGACCTCTACCACTACTACGGCCTGGACCAGAGCGAGCAGTCCGCCTCCGAAACCGAGCGCGGCGAGGGCGAAGCCTGA
- a CDS encoding FtsK/SpoIIIE domain-containing protein, with the protein MGKRNERRSRIEVAFERLRTSIAAALGAAENEHDRVLAECAQQEFALRIAQSGVAAAEHEPAEIADPDDPVFQAAMREALRDRAEIYAEWTTQGPEQLTRLAEAAAPGPAGLPWPEWLGQIGSQDAAAPPPGLWRIGTATVPDSPEPQPFPAAIPLVDESHLRVITDDTPDSAETLVQNLLLRLLSYFQPGLVRIHVWDVAQLAGTLPGLYPLTRAGLLTAHDPTRLDEMLEGLSDHIRRIHTSSLVGGHTSLRSLAEENGHRSEPWRVAVLFGNGEPLREEQQQQLQRIARNGLACGIQLIVVDLSLTVNCAIESIRLLGGDRARTSMTGPEAVVQLDESPSRNEVTKACTAIAEAFLARRARVRTFDDLVPDRLWTHRSTSGLQAPVGFAEGEPVWITLGDGSPHTLIGGPSGSGKTNFLYGMLGGLAARYSPDELELYLLDFKEGVSFAQFTPGRRDPSWLPHAQLVGVNVNTDREFGLALLRFLADEMRRRAEIAKQHEVTKLEELRAEDPSGRWPRIVAVIDEFQYLFAERDPVTAQATTLLEDVARRGRSQGIHLVLASQDVSGIEAFWGKPAIFEQFILRIALPKARRVLAEQNPAALELPRWHAVINHESGVKHGNEIARIPDATAKNTFDALQSRLWDQRDKSLPPPRLFDGSNLPNLSTLDDYTRLRAPVVVPKVLLGQIIDVNGTAAAVRLVRSPGRNIAVIGSVLADATSVLGTAALSLARQYEPGTIKFTIASLLDDADDDARGVFEALGNDEHDVELVGLDGIEAALASATEAIDQRSGADLPHCLVLYAADAAHTTLERKDPTTMVSGLDHLRKILKQGPELRVHVIGWWRSVQRVKNTLGMGPVDDIGAWVAFDVHGQELATFAAGQMVTWSPRARRGLFFDRAVHSRPEVILPFDLGDQAKPVPSVPLQRAADGLSDIREEAGD; encoded by the coding sequence GTGGGTAAACGCAACGAACGGCGAAGTCGGATCGAAGTAGCCTTCGAGCGCCTGCGAACCAGCATCGCCGCCGCGCTCGGCGCGGCCGAGAACGAACACGACCGCGTCCTCGCCGAATGCGCGCAGCAGGAGTTCGCGCTGCGCATCGCCCAGAGCGGGGTGGCCGCCGCGGAGCACGAGCCCGCCGAGATCGCCGACCCCGACGACCCGGTGTTCCAGGCCGCGATGCGGGAAGCGCTGCGGGACCGGGCGGAGATCTACGCCGAGTGGACCACGCAGGGCCCCGAACAGCTCACCCGGCTCGCGGAGGCGGCCGCGCCCGGCCCCGCCGGGCTCCCGTGGCCGGAATGGCTCGGCCAGATCGGCTCCCAGGACGCCGCCGCGCCACCCCCGGGCCTGTGGCGGATCGGCACCGCGACCGTCCCGGATTCGCCGGAACCGCAACCTTTTCCGGCCGCGATCCCGCTGGTGGACGAGTCGCACCTGCGGGTCATCACCGACGACACCCCCGACTCCGCCGAAACCCTGGTGCAGAACCTGCTGCTGCGGCTGCTCAGCTACTTTCAGCCCGGCCTGGTGCGCATCCACGTGTGGGACGTCGCGCAGCTGGCCGGGACCCTGCCGGGGCTGTACCCGCTGACCCGTGCGGGCCTGCTCACCGCGCACGATCCGACCAGGCTGGACGAGATGCTCGAAGGGCTCTCCGACCACATCCGGCGGATTCACACCAGCTCGCTGGTCGGCGGTCACACCTCGCTGCGGTCGCTGGCCGAGGAGAACGGGCACCGCTCGGAACCGTGGCGCGTCGCAGTGCTGTTCGGCAACGGCGAACCCTTGCGCGAGGAGCAGCAGCAACAGCTCCAGCGGATCGCACGCAACGGCCTGGCCTGCGGCATCCAGCTGATCGTCGTGGACCTATCGCTGACGGTGAACTGCGCCATCGAGTCCATCCGGCTGCTCGGCGGCGACCGGGCGCGCACCAGCATGACCGGCCCGGAAGCCGTGGTGCAGCTAGACGAATCCCCGTCGCGCAATGAGGTCACTAAGGCGTGCACGGCGATCGCGGAAGCGTTCCTCGCCCGCCGCGCCCGGGTGCGGACCTTCGACGACCTGGTGCCCGACCGGCTGTGGACGCACCGTTCGACGTCCGGACTGCAGGCGCCGGTCGGGTTCGCCGAGGGCGAGCCGGTGTGGATCACCCTCGGCGATGGCAGCCCGCACACCCTGATCGGCGGTCCGAGCGGCTCGGGGAAGACGAACTTCCTCTACGGCATGCTCGGCGGGCTCGCGGCCCGCTACTCCCCCGACGAGCTGGAGCTGTACCTGCTGGACTTCAAGGAAGGCGTGTCGTTCGCCCAGTTCACCCCGGGACGCCGGGACCCGAGCTGGCTGCCGCACGCCCAGCTGGTGGGGGTGAACGTCAACACCGACCGCGAATTCGGGCTGGCGCTGCTGCGCTTCCTGGCCGACGAGATGCGGCGGCGGGCGGAGATCGCCAAGCAGCACGAGGTCACCAAGCTGGAGGAGCTGCGCGCCGAGGACCCGAGCGGCCGATGGCCCCGGATCGTCGCGGTGATCGACGAGTTCCAGTACCTGTTCGCCGAGCGCGATCCGGTGACCGCACAGGCCACCACGCTGTTGGAAGACGTCGCGCGGCGCGGCCGTTCGCAGGGCATCCACCTGGTGCTGGCCAGCCAGGACGTGTCCGGGATCGAGGCGTTCTGGGGCAAGCCGGCGATCTTCGAGCAATTCATCCTGCGGATCGCGTTGCCCAAGGCCCGGCGGGTGCTGGCCGAACAGAACCCGGCGGCGTTGGAACTTCCGCGCTGGCACGCGGTGATCAACCACGAGTCGGGGGTCAAGCACGGCAACGAGATTGCGCGGATCCCGGACGCGACCGCGAAGAACACCTTCGACGCCCTGCAATCGAGACTATGGGACCAGCGCGACAAGAGCTTGCCGCCGCCGCGCTTGTTCGACGGTTCGAACCTGCCCAATCTGTCTACATTGGATGATTACACCAGGCTGCGCGCACCCGTGGTGGTGCCGAAGGTCCTGCTGGGGCAGATCATCGACGTCAACGGCACGGCCGCCGCGGTGCGGCTCGTCCGGTCGCCGGGGCGCAACATCGCGGTGATCGGCTCGGTTTTGGCGGACGCGACCAGCGTGCTGGGGACCGCGGCGCTTTCCCTTGCGCGCCAATACGAACCGGGCACCATCAAATTCACCATCGCCAGCCTGCTGGACGACGCCGACGACGATGCCCGCGGCGTGTTCGAAGCACTCGGCAACGACGAACACGACGTCGAGCTGGTCGGCCTGGACGGCATCGAGGCCGCGCTGGCCTCGGCAACCGAGGCGATCGACCAACGGTCCGGCGCGGATCTGCCGCACTGCTTGGTCCTCTACGCCGCCGACGCGGCGCACACGACGTTGGAACGAAAAGACCCCACCACCATGGTCAGCGGGCTGGACCACCTGCGGAAGATCCTCAAGCAGGGCCCGGAGCTGCGGGTGCACGTGATCGGCTGGTGGCGCAGCGTGCAGCGGGTGAAGAACACCCTCGGCATGGGACCGGTCGACGACATCGGGGCGTGGGTCGCCTTCGACGTGCACGGCCAGGAATTGGCCACCTTCGCGGCCGGGCAGATGGTCACCTGGTCACCGCGAGCGCGTCGCGGCTTGTTCTTCGACCGGGCGGTGCATTCCCGCCCCGAGGTGATCCTGCCGTTCGACCTCGGTGACCAGGCCAAACCGGTGCCCTCCGTGCCGTTGCAGCGGGCGGCCGACGGGCTGTCCGATATCCGGGAGGAAGCCGGTGACTGA
- a CDS encoding glycerol-3-phosphate dehydrogenase/oxidase codes for MITTPLPAGSLRATSLTAARRAADLSAVAEDQVDLLVVGGGVTGAGVALDAAARGLSVALVEAEDLAWGTSRWSSKLVHGGLRYLTHGDVALARESAVERHVLMTRTAPHLVRTLPQLIPLHGRVSRRSELVLTAGLHADDALRRTARTPSDLLPPPRRIPAAEAIALVPGLRTAGLRGGLLSFDGQLVDDARLVVALARTAAGFGARILTRVRVRRLDGDGADAVDQLSGESLRIRARAVVNATGVWAGELAPAVRLRPSRGSHLLVDADAAGIAGTALVAPMRGGSDRYLLLMPQPDGRALLGLTDEPVPGPIPSVPEVPRSDVEFLLASVRDLLGQPLERRHVLGAFAGLRPLLEAPRRKESADLSRRHAVLASPDGVVTVVGGRLTTYRKMATDAVDAAVRTGALPAGPSRTAAVALVGAAPRRHLTDVEATARLVAKYGTEAVRVAALAELDADLAEPVAPGVQLTAAEVVWAVRHEGALDAADVLDRRSRVGLNAAEREAALPVVEALVDRALPGVSA; via the coding sequence ATGATCACCACTCCGTTGCCCGCCGGTTCGCTGCGTGCCACCTCGCTGACCGCCGCGCGCCGCGCCGCCGACCTGTCCGCCGTGGCCGAGGACCAGGTGGACCTGCTGGTGGTCGGCGGCGGCGTCACCGGCGCCGGGGTGGCCCTGGACGCGGCCGCCCGCGGACTTTCCGTCGCCCTCGTCGAAGCCGAAGACCTCGCCTGGGGAACCTCCCGCTGGTCCAGCAAGCTCGTGCACGGCGGGCTCCGGTACCTGACGCACGGCGATGTCGCCCTCGCCCGCGAAAGCGCGGTGGAACGCCACGTGCTGATGACGCGAACCGCGCCGCATCTGGTGCGGACGCTCCCGCAGCTCATCCCGCTGCACGGCAGGGTGTCGCGCCGTTCCGAGCTGGTGCTTACCGCCGGGCTCCACGCGGACGACGCGCTGCGGCGCACCGCTCGCACCCCGTCGGACCTGCTCCCGCCGCCGCGGCGGATCCCCGCTGCGGAGGCGATCGCCCTGGTCCCCGGCCTGCGCACCGCCGGTCTACGCGGGGGTCTGCTCAGCTTCGACGGCCAACTGGTCGACGATGCGCGCCTGGTCGTCGCGCTCGCGCGCACCGCAGCCGGTTTCGGCGCGCGGATCCTCACCCGCGTGCGGGTGCGCCGGCTCGACGGAGACGGGGCCGACGCGGTTGATCAGCTCAGCGGCGAGTCGCTGCGGATCCGCGCCCGTGCGGTCGTCAACGCGACCGGGGTGTGGGCCGGGGAGCTCGCGCCGGCCGTCCGGCTGCGGCCGTCGCGCGGCTCGCACCTGCTGGTCGATGCGGATGCCGCCGGGATCGCCGGAACCGCCCTGGTCGCGCCGATGCGGGGCGGCTCGGACCGCTACCTGCTGCTCATGCCGCAGCCCGACGGACGGGCCCTGCTCGGGTTGACCGACGAACCGGTGCCCGGACCGATCCCGTCCGTTCCCGAAGTACCGCGGTCCGATGTGGAATTCCTGTTGGCGTCGGTCCGCGATCTGCTGGGACAGCCGTTGGAACGCAGGCACGTACTCGGTGCCTTCGCCGGGCTCCGGCCGCTGCTGGAGGCGCCACGGCGCAAGGAGTCGGCCGACCTGTCCCGCCGGCATGCGGTGCTGGCCTCGCCGGACGGCGTGGTGACCGTGGTCGGCGGAAGGCTCACCACCTACCGCAAGATGGCCACCGATGCGGTCGACGCGGCGGTCCGCACCGGCGCGCTGCCCGCCGGGCCCTCGCGCACGGCGGCCGTGGCGCTGGTCGGAGCCGCACCGCGCCGCCACCTGACCGATGTCGAGGCGACGGCGCGGTTGGTCGCGAAATACGGCACCGAGGCCGTCCGCGTTGCGGCGCTGGCCGAGCTCGACGCGGACTTGGCGGAGCCGGTGGCACCAGGGGTGCAGCTCACCGCCGCCGAGGTGGTGTGGGCGGTCCGGCACGAGGGCGCCCTGGACGCGGCCGACGTCCTCGATCGCCGCAGCCGCGTCGGGCTGAACGCCGCGGAACGTGAGGCGGCCCTGCCGGTGGTCGAAGCGCTCGTCGACCGCGCGCTGCCCGGCGTTTCCGCCTGA